One genomic segment of Anas platyrhynchos isolate ZD024472 breed Pekin duck chromosome 32, IASCAAS_PekinDuck_T2T, whole genome shotgun sequence includes these proteins:
- the LOC140000483 gene encoding maestro heat-like repeat-containing protein family member 7 — MEGAQEPQGDPERSPSPTMPQPPTQTSRPFNLASSPTSEAASEWDEEGGMPPRQPRLAWQETWSSRGSNQPAEDSLLAEDKTPVKAILPVEDSSLAEAISQEVGSSPAQDRRPVEDSLVVEDSGSTQDSKKKSQLLDSSNIWKLRRNSAVQSIRAYVRRKEKGNEEQKIVFLIEICDLCRCVTEKGVPMNLHGFCSKHKLVEHIMVLMEKEPVDSLRTEFWQIAMETVALLSNTVPTALHGKRESLLNVCCKSVFFLPPESDMPETERALYAKTMDALDTMLEGFVLSCPITSFNTEMQNMLKVMLDFAGSKNSTVRERAVRRIERLITFIRWYLVTKILENFEIYSEDEPKDFNLCIPILGKLLGHLLLFSSGDDSMGHAALKSLFHMYTVVTEGRECILREDMEKYAKRHQSLEDTTFLFSITSTPCEIAKGFGGHLFPAERLDIILTALEALQDSSIHDKQGAFSVLDAALEDAGYWLTDVPTIMECIRKNLGSIHTASAWQCLDSLLLQLTNVMPRSEVKNLLQFSRPRGSTDLGMWEVILAMPQTLEKVLNIMMEDLPLCNWCTAVTEDTCICRLAMLAQNHISEEDFGNPVHLQSYLKHPSPEMRFLVLKGLCTVSESPEKARKIQVLLPDIVEALQDTNTDMLMKALPVLRNVMAHVERWKASGPALQLAEKLLPLFDHESSQVREHSICLFQAVVKAVLRQRKKEIKRTVHRSLLPLYFHMRDQSESVAKASGEALAVAAKFLRRKELKRLAKTEQTWNIRECLLQQDRGRVEEYLQQSQPYLQATQTNLRLEAVRFIGLAARYCKDQSEEKLDEILSALQPLCNDPNPTVRYTTVQTTKILTSRRYRMSELLSRLLCCC, encoded by the exons ATGGAAGGAGCACAGGAGCCTCAAGGAGACCCTGAGCGCAGTCCaagtcccacaatgccgcaaccacCCACCCAGACGAGCCGCCCTTTTAACCTTGCGAGCTCTCCCActtcagaggctgcttctgaatgggatgaggagggaggcatgccccccaggcagcccaggctggcctggcaggagacctggtcttctaggggcagcaaccagccagcagaggacagcttgctggcagaggacaaaACCCCAGTCAAGGCCATTTTGccggtagaggacagcagcctggcagaggccaTTTCTCAGGAAGTGGGCAGCAGCCCGGCACAGGACAGGAGACCGGTAGAGGACAGCTTAGTGGTTGAGGACAGCGGTTCGACACAGGATAGCAAGAAGAAGTCGCAGCTGCTGGATTCCA GTAATATATGGAAACTGCGCAGAAACTCGGCTGTGCAATCTATCAGGGCATATGTCAGACggaaagaaaag ggcaacgaggagcagaagatagTTTTCCTCATcgaaatctgcgatctgtgcagatgtgtcacCGAGAAGGGTGTGCcgatgaacttgcatggcttctgcagcaaacataagctggtggagcacatcatg gtgctgatggaaaaggagcccgtggacagcttgcgcacagaaTTCTGGCAGAtcgccatggagactgtcgccctcctcag caacaccGTACCAACAGCACTGCATGGCAAAAGGGAGAGTCTCCTGAACGTGTGCTGCAAGAgcgtcttctttctgcctccggagtcggacatgccagagacagaaagagcgcTCTACgccaag actatggaTGCcttggacaccatgctggagggcttcgtacTCAGCTGTCCCATCACCAGTTTCAACACAGAGAtgcagaatatgttgaag gtgatgctggactttgctggCTCCAAAAACTCAACTGTGcgtgagagagctgtgaggaggatTGAGAGGCTGATTACTTTCATCCGCTGGTATTTGGTGACcaag ATCTTAGAGAACTTTGAAATCTATAGCGAAGATGAGCCCAAAGATTTCAACCTGtgcatccccatcctgggcaagctgctgggccacctcttgcttttcagcagtggcGATGATTCCATGGGACACGCAGCTTTGAAAAGTCTTTTTCACATGTACACAGTCGTCAcagaaggaagag aatgcatattgagagaggacatggaaaagtatgcaaagagacaccagaGTTTGGAGGAtacaacatttctattttctataaCATCAACTCcctgtgaaattgccaag gggtttggaggacatctcttccctgctgagaggctggacatcatcctcacagcccttgaagctttacaagactccagcatccatgacaagcagggggccttcagtgtgctggacgcagccttggaggacgCTGGctactggctgacagat gtgccaacgatcatggagtgcatcaggaaaaacctgggcagcatccacacagCATCGGCgtggcagtgcctggactccctgcttctccagctgaCCAACGTGATGCCCAGGAGTGAagtcaagaacctgctgcagttctctcggCCACGTggcag cactgacctgggcatgtgggaggtgatcctggccatgccgcagaccttggagaaggttttaaacatcatgatggAAGACTTGCCGCTGTGCAACTGGTGCACCGCAGTCACCGAAGACACCTGCATctgtcgcttggct atgctggcccagaatcacatttctgaggaggactttggtaacccagtgcacctccagagctacctgaagcacccaagcccagagatgcgctttttggttctgaaagggctctgcaccgtgtcagagagccctgagaag gcaaggaaaattcaggtcttgctgccagacattgtggaggctctgcaggacaccaacacagacatGCTGAtgaaggccctgcctgtgctgagaaacgtgatggctcatgtggagaggtggaaggccagtggcccggctctgcagctggctgagaagctcctgccactctttgaccac gagtccagccaggtgcgggagcactccatctgcctcttccaagctgTGGtgaaggctgtgctgcggcaaaggaagaaggaaattaagaggacagtgcacaggagccttctcccactctactttcacatgagagaccagagtgagagcgtagcaaag gcctctggggaagctctcgccgtggctgcaaAGTTTCTGCGACGCAAAGAGCTCAAGCGCTTGGCcaagacagaacagacgtggaacATcagggagtgcttg ctgcagcaggacagaggcagagtagaagaatacctgcagcagagccagccctacctgcaggccactcagaccaacttgcgacttgaggccgtcagattcattg gtcttgctgcacgctactgcaaggaccagagcgaggagaagctggatgaaatcctcagcg cccTCCAGCCTTTATGTAACGACCCGAATCCCACGGTCCGTTACACGACAGTTCAAACCACCAAGATCCTGACGTCAAGGCGTTACAGAATGTCAGAACTGCTATCTCgactgctgtgctgctgttag
- the LOC140000402 gene encoding uncharacterized protein isoform X2: protein MTAAPVDASTPISNGASERKRRRNNCARAAAKRSSQFDKENRVPTDDQNDSDEEEFVDKHVSDICQVKLNTEKESAKLCGYSTPRWGTITNENPSSNDSWAFQAVTPERSWEEDQQQISDENPVQVPTETDYIVIVDRYELKKLLCFVTEITKGFDIYHLEKVYGVINQCIYNHREDYDKTDLVEEIKKEISAFWSDK, encoded by the exons atgacagcggcacctgtagatgccagtacacccatttctaatg gtgcgtcagaaagaaagcgcagaaggaacaactgtgcgcgtgctgcagcaaagaggagttctcaattcgataaagagaacagagtaccaacagatgaccaaaacgatagtgatgaagaagagtttgtggacaaacatgtttctgacataTGTCAAGTtaaacttaacactgaaaaggaaagtgctaagctttgtggatattcaacaccaagatggggaactataactaatgaaaatccaagttcaaatg attcctgggcatttcaagcagtgactcctgaacgttcttgggaagaagaccagcaacagataagtgatgagaacCCTGTACAAGTTCCTACagagacagactacatagttatcgtggatcgctatgagctcaaa aaactgttatgctttgtcactgagataacgaagggatttgacatttatcacctggaaaaagtatatggcgtcattaatcagtgtatttacaaccataGAGAAGACTACGACAAAACCGATTTGGTGGAG gaaattaagaaagaaatctcaGCCTTCTGGTCCGACAAGTAG
- the LOC140000402 gene encoding uncharacterized protein isoform X1 → MTAAPVDASTPISNGASERKRRRNNCARAAAKRSSQFDKENRVPTDDQNDSDEEEFVDKHVSDICQVKLNTEKESAKLCGYSTPRWGTITNENPSSNDSWAFQAVTPERSWEEDQQQISDENPVQVPTETDYIVIVDRYELKKLLCFVTEITKGFDIYHLEKVYGVINQCIYNHREDYDKTDLVEVTFVLNSSTFCHCYTVFVCSGISWLFSIALYCLGVCAQTTTTVRLLPFSLEDVYPSCKTIVIFGIIVGSFCRKKLELEDNGSTHTALSKQLTLVCQ, encoded by the exons atgacagcggcacctgtagatgccagtacacccatttctaatg gtgcgtcagaaagaaagcgcagaaggaacaactgtgcgcgtgctgcagcaaagaggagttctcaattcgataaagagaacagagtaccaacagatgaccaaaacgatagtgatgaagaagagtttgtggacaaacatgtttctgacataTGTCAAGTtaaacttaacactgaaaaggaaagtgctaagctttgtggatattcaacaccaagatggggaactataactaatgaaaatccaagttcaaatg attcctgggcatttcaagcagtgactcctgaacgttcttgggaagaagaccagcaacagataagtgatgagaacCCTGTACAAGTTCCTACagagacagactacatagttatcgtggatcgctatgagctcaaa aaactgttatgctttgtcactgagataacgaagggatttgacatttatcacctggaaaaagtatatggcgtcattaatcagtgtatttacaaccataGAGAAGACTACGACAAAACCGATTTGGTGGAGGtaacttttgttttgaattctagcactttctgtcactgttacacagtatttgtgtgttctgggatatcgtggttgtttagcattgctctttactgcttaggtgtctgtgcacagacaacaacaacagtacgacttctccctttcagtctggaagacgtttatccatcttgcaaaaccattgttatatttggcataattgttggcagtttctgcaggaaaaagcttgaacttgaagacaacgggtccacccacacagccctttcaaagcagttaactttagtctgtcagtag